The sequence GTTTCTCTTGTCCGTAGAAAAAGGCTGCAATGGCCAGCGCAATGTAAACAGCATATCCAAATAAGTCTGACACATCACTGCCGTACAAATTATTTACATAAAGTACTACTCCAAAAGCAAAGAAAGGAACAATAATCGTAGCAATGGTTTTGGTGGCACCTTTCAGGTTAAATACCCCAATGGCACCAGTCCATCTTCCTATCATTAAACTACCCCAATAGAGTGAAACATATTTGGAAATCTGACTCTCTTCTAAACCTGCTTCGGTTAAATATCCGGGAATTCTGAGTAATGCGCCAAAATTATTGTCAATGGTTACTTCCACTCCCACATATACAAAAATCCCAATCATGCCATAAATCAATTGTTGGTATTTCATAGCACCCCATCCTTCCGGATTTTTTACTGCCAGACTGTTGGAGTAAAATAAAATTCCTACGACACTAATGAGTGAAAGTAACAATAAAGTTAGTTTGGGCACTTCAGTGAATTGTCCAACAATTATAATTGCGCCTATTAATAAAGTCATCACAAATAAGGAGGAAGCAGCTTTGTTTGCTTTTTCAAATTTTTCATCATTCTTGCCTTCGGGCAATTTAGATACTGCAAAGAAAATGGCGACAGCTGCAAATACACCTGCAACAATCAAATAAAGGGTATTGATATTGGTTACGGTAACTTCTGTGTTAGCATTGCCTACTGAACCAAATAAAAAGAAACTAACAATAATAGGCCCCAATGTGGTACCCAGCGAGTTTACACCTCCTGCCAGATTCAAACGATGGGAACCTGTTGAAGGATCGCCTAATACGATTGCAAAAGGTTGTGCCGAAGTTTGTTGAAGGGAGAATCCCAACGCAACAATAAAGAAAGAACCAAGAATGGCAGGGAATGAGTTTGCATTGGCAGATGGAATAATCAGTAATGCACCTACCACTGAAATAGCAAGACCATAAATGATTCCTTTTTTGTAACCGATTTTATTCAA is a genomic window of Sediminibacterium sp. TEGAF015 containing:
- a CDS encoding MFS transporter, whose product is MSQPKQPTNSGALATLVIVFFFWGFIAASNSIFIPFAKNHFQLNQFESQLIGSAFYGAYFIGSLILFILSNFVGYDILNKIGYKKGIIYGLAISVVGALLIIPSANANSFPAILGSFFIVALGFSLQQTSAQPFAIVLGDPSTGSHRLNLAGGVNSLGTTLGPIIVSFFLFGSVGNANTEVTVTNINTLYLIVAGVFAAVAIFFAVSKLPEGKNDEKFEKANKAASSLFVMTLLIGAIIIVGQFTEVPKLTLLLLSLISVVGILFYSNSLAVKNPEGWGAMKYQQLIYGMIGIFVYVGVEVTIDNNFGALLRIPGYLTEAGLEESQISKYVSLYWGSLMIGRWTGAIGVFNLKGATKTIATIIVPFFAFGVVLYVNNLYGSDVSDLFGYAVYIALAIAAFFYGQEKPVKTLVAVASLATVAMLIGVFTNGLISVYSFMAGGLCCSVMWPCIFSLGVGGLGKYTSQGSAFLIMMILGGAIIPPLQGSIGDSPAIGMHQSYLIAAACFAFLVYLALKMKSVLKAQGIDFDAQVGGGH